In Achromobacter pestifer, the DNA window CTGGCGGCGAACCCGAACTTCCTTGGCACCATGGGCTACGCACTGGACGAGATCGCGGGGCAGCACCACCGCATGTTCGTCGACCCCGCGGAGCGCGCATCGGCCGCCTATGCGGAATTCTGGAATCGCCTGCGGCAGGGCGGCCGCGACGCGGGACGCTATCGGCGGGTCCGCAAGGACGGCAGCGACGTCTGGCTGCAAGCTTCCTACAACCCGATCTTCGACCGCCACGATCGTCTGATAAAAGTGGTCAAGTACGCCGTGGACATCACCGCGCAGCAGCAGCGGCAGGCGGACGTGGAAGGCCAGTTGGCGGCGATCTCCAAGGTGCAGGCCATCATCGAGTTCGAACTCGACGGCACCATCATCCGCGCCAACGACCTGTTCCTGGGCGCGGTGGGTTATCGCGCGGACGAGATCCAGGGGCGGCACCACAGCATGTTCGTCCCGCCGGAAGAGGCGCGCGGCGCGGCGTACCAGGAGTTCTGGCGCAGGCTGCGCAATGGCGAGCACGACACCGGGCAGTACCTGCGCCTCGGCAAGGGCGGCCGCCAAGTCTGGATCGAAGCCAGCTACAACCCGATCTTCGACGCCGAGGGCCGGCCGGTCAAGGTCGTCAAGTACGCCACCGACATCACGCGGCGCTTTACCGCCGCCCAGACCCTGCGCGTCGCGGTCCAGGGCCTGACCGAAAACGCCGAGCGCGCGGGCCAGGCCAATACGCTGGCGTTGGACGCCTGTCGCGTCGCCGAGCAGGGTGGCCACACGGTGCAGGAAGTGGTGCAGACCATGGGCGGCATCACCCAGAGTTCGCGCCGCATCTCCGAAATCATCGGAGTCATGGACGGCATCGCCTTCCAGACCAATATCCTGGCGCTGAACGCCGCGGTCGAGGCCGCGCGCGCAGGTTCCCACGGCAAGGGTTTCGCCGTGGTCGCGGCCGAGGTGCGCAGCCTGGCGCAGAACAGCGCCGCGGCGGCCAAGGAGATCAAGGGCCTGATCACCTCTTCGGTGCAGCAGGTCGAGAGCGGCGCGCGCCAGGTGCAGTCGGCCGGCACGACCATGGACGACATCGTGGCATCGTCGCGCCGCGTGACTGAAATCATGGCAGAGGTGGTGGAGGTGTCGCTGGCCCAGTCCGCCAGGCTCGGCGAGGTCACCGAGGACATCACGCAGCGGGCCGGCGAGCCTGCGCGCGCTGCGCCGCCCACCGCCCCGGTCAGGCCCATGGCGCCAGCCTTGCGGGCCAGGCCGGCCGCCAATGGACCGTTGCAGCCGCAGGCCGAAAGGCAGTACGTGCGCTACTGAGCCGGCGCCGCCGGCCCGATGCGCTATAAAGACGGTATTGATCTGAACCCGCAGGCCCGGGCAGGAACCATCTGCCCGGGCCGCGCCATTTGCAGCCACCGTCCATGACCGAATCCGAAGCACTGGCTCTCGCCTCGCACCGCCATTACAAGGGCGGCCTCTACCTCTACGTGGGCACCGCCCGCCACTCTGAAACCGAAGAGTCGCTGGTCGTCTACGAACACCTGTGGCCGCACGAGCGCGGCTTGTGGGTGCGTCCGGCCGACATGTTCTTCGGCCAGTTGCCCGACGGCACGCCGCGTTTCGCGCCCTTGCGGCCGGCGGAGTAAGGCCGTGGCGTTCTACTATCGGCGGCCGCGCGCAAGCGGCGCTGCGCCTGCCCGATCCGCGGGCGGCAAGGCGGGCGGCGAGGCGCTGGCCGCGGCGCTGCAGGCATTGCGCGGTCCGTTCATCGTGGCCGACCTGGAAACCACCGGACTGTCCACCGCTACCTGCGAGATCCTGGAGTTCGCGGCGGTGCGCGTGGGCGCGGCAGGAGCGCTTGAGCGCGAGTACACGCAAGTCGTGCGCACGCGCGGGCCGGTGCCGCCTTTCATCAGCCGCCTGACCGGCATCACGCAGGCCGAAGTCGAGCGCGACGGCGTGCCGGTGGCGCAGGCGTTTTCCTCCTTCCTGGAATTCGTGGAAGATCTGCCGGTGTTTTTCCACAATGCTTCGTTCGACCGGCGCTTCCTGGGCGCGGCGGCGGACCAGACCGGCCTGCCTTTCGCCAACTCCACCCATTGCACGCTGGCCCTGGCGCGGCGCGCATGGCCGGAGCTGCCTTCGCACAAGCTGGACATCCTGGCGCGCCATGTGGGCGCTTCCGATCCCACTCACCGCGCGCTGGCCGACGTGCGCACGACCGTGGCCGTGGCGCTGGCGGCGAGTTCCCGCCTGGCCGCGGCCTAGGAGTTTCGATGTCCGACCTGGAACAGATCCGGCTGGCCGTGCGCCGGTTTACCGAAGAGCGGGAGTGGCAGCCGTTTCATACGCCCAAGAACCTGGCGATGGCGCTGGCCGGCGAGGCGGGCGAACTCGTGTCCCTGTTCCAATGGCTGAGCGAGGCCGAGTCGCGCAGGATGCCGCCCGAGAAGCTGGCGGATGCGGCAGACGAAATCGCCGATGTGCAGATGTACCTGGTGGCCCTGGCCGACCAGCTCGGCATCGATATCGCCGACGCGGTCGCGGGCAAGATGATCAAGAATGCGCGGAAGTATCCGGCGGACCGTTTTCGCGGCAGCGCGCGCAAGTATGACGATCCGCCCGAACAGTCCTGACTCGCGCGCGGCGCGGTCAGGCCGGCCGCGTCAGATCACTTTCTGTTCGTGATGCACCTGGGGCGGTTCGACGAAAAAGCCCGCCACCAGCTTGCGCCATTCCTGGAAATCGCTGGATTCGCGGAAATCGACCATGTGGTTCTCGACGGTTTCCCAGTCCACCACCAGCGTATAGCGCTGCGGCTGTTCGATGCTGCGGTACAGCTCCATGCCGTGGCAGCCGCGGGCCCGCAAGAACAGCGGTTTCGCTTGCGCGACGCCCGCCTCGAACAGCGCTTCCTGTCCTTCGCGGACATGGATGCTGGCAATCTCCTGGATCATGGTCAGGTCTCCAAACAGATGAGGCCGGGTAGCGCCCGGCCGGCCGCCGTAGTATCGCTGAAAACGCCGGACCTGGCGTACACCGGCCGCCGCCGCTTCGGTTGTGCGCGCTAGGGAACTTGCCCGAGCCGACCGCCCGCCGCCCCATCCAAAAAGTTGAATCCGGACGCGCGCGGCGCGGATCCAGCGCGTTTCTCCTCGTCCATACGCACGGGCGCTGCGCAAGATTGCCGCAAATCTGGCCAATTGTTTTACAGCTTGGCGTCGTCCATCGGAACTCGGTCGCCCGTTTAGCCGATATCGACTTGCCTAGGACGGCGCAATCATTCCGTACCAATACGAAAGTCCCACGCCTTTCGTCATTGTCCAGGCGTGGCGCTGAGCGGTAACGGTCCGCGCCGGTCGGTCGCCGGTAATCGTGAATCCGTGCATGCACGGAGCAGGAGGAGCTGAAATGAAAAAGCTCATAACAGTCGCTGCGTTGTCCTTGTTCGCTGTCTCGGCCTATGCGGACCCTGGCGGATCAATTACGGGCCACGCCGGCGCAATCAATGGCACTGCATCTTCCATCTCCACAGGCAGTTCCGTGGCCGCTACCCAGATCAACGGCTACGGCTCTTCCACCCAGGTGTCGTTCGGCATGACGGGCGGCGTTGCGGAAGTGGGCGGCAGCTTCAGCCGCGATGGCACGCAGGTGGTCACCAGCACGCGCCAGTACGCCAACAGCGATTCGTACGGCCATGTGTCGGGCAACGCGCCCATCATGGTGGGCGACAGCATCGCCAATGGCGGCGCCACGTTCGCCAAGACGGATACCAGCGCTTCGGCGACGGGCTCGTTCCATGCGGTGAATGTGGGGGCGTTCGGGTCGATACACGGCATCGGCCCGGTGGGCCATGTCGGCGGTTTCAATCACTGACCCAGTTATCCGGACGGCTTCGGCCGTCCGGGCGAGGGGACATCATGAAGACCATAGTGCTTGCCATTTCCCTGTCGCTGGCGGCGGTGTCCGCCAGCGCCCAGACCAGCAGTTCCAGCGCGACGACATCGGCGTCCTCGGGATCGACCAACGCCGGCAATAATCAGGGCATTACGCTCAACTCCAACAACAGCGGGTCCAGCACATTGCGCAGCGTGCCGCCGCTGGGCGGACAGAGTTTCTACGGTTCTTTCTCGTCCGACAGCTGCATGGTTTCGGCGGGCGGGGGCGGCGCCGTGGTCGGCTTCGGTATGAACATCGCGATCCCGATCGAGGACCAGAAGTGCAGTCTGCGGCGCAACTTCGAACGCACCATGCAGGCGGCCGCCTCGACCAGGGACGCGGACCGCTCGCGCCGCCTGGAAACCGCGGCCATCGATATCCTGTGCCAGACCGACGACCGCACCAAGGCGGCGCTGGTGGCGCAGGGGCTGTGCACCAATCCTGCGCTGACGACGGCGGATCACCGCTTCGACGGCAATGCGGTGGCGCAGGTGGCGCCGCCTGCCGGCGGCCCGGTCCTGGCCGACCGGCCCGTGCCGCCTGCGCCTCCCGCGCCCGAGGCGCAGGCCTATCCGGTGCGCAGCGTCCAGAGCGCCGCACTGGCGTCGCCGCCGCTGCGCAATCGGACCTATACCGACCTGTATACGCCGGGCTGAGGCAGGCGGCCCGCCGGTCCCGCGCGGGGCGGGACAGCGGCAGGATGCTAGGACTGGGCCGGCGGTGCGACGGCGAGCGGCGCCGCGCTCGGCTGCGGCGCCGAAGCCAGCAGCATGGTGGGCGGCGACGACACCTCCAGGCCGGCCTCGTGCAGGCGCTTGAGCAGGGTGAACAGCAGGGCGCTGCGCACGCCATAGGCCGCCCGGGGCGAGGATACGTAGCCCTTGGCATTGAAGACCAGGTTGCCGCCTTCGATGCCGTCCAGGAAGACGTTGGGCGCGGGCGTGTCCAGCACGTCCTCGTGGTCCGAGAAGGCTTGCAGGATCAATTCGCGCACTTGCTCGGCGTCGGTGGACAGCGGCAAGGGCAGCTTGATCTGCACCAGCCCTAGCGGGTTCGAGCGGGTCACGTTGCGCACGGTCTTGGTGACGAACTCCGAGTTAGGCACGATCACCGTGGAGCGGTCGCCCATCTGGATTTCCGTGGCGCGCACGTTGATGCGCAGAATGTCGCCCTCGACGCCGCCCAGCGACACCCAGTCGCCCACCTTGACCGGGCGCTCGGCCAGCAGGATCAGGCCGGACACGAAGTTCTGCACCACCGCCTGCAAGCCAAAACCGATACCCACCGACAGCGCGCTCGCGATCCACGCCACGCGTTCCAGGCCTATGCCCGCGGCCGACAGCGACAGCGCCACGGCGATCACGAAGCCGGCATAGCCGAACAGCGTGGCGGCCGACAGCTGCATGCCCGGATCCAGCTCGGTCGTGGGCAGGTAGCGGTTGGACAGCCAACGCTTGAGCATCTTCACGGCCAGCAGCGACAGCGCCAGCACCATCAGCGCCTGCAGCACGGCGCCCGGACGGATCTGGGCTTCGCCGATGGCGAGTCCCTTGCGCAGTTGGTCGAAGCGCTGCAGCAGGTCCATTGGCGCTTCGCCGAAGGGCGCCAGCAGCAGGATCACGGCCAGCAGGCCGACGGCCACCCGGCCGACGCCCGACAGCAGCACGGCCGCCTGGTCGCGCATGCTGGGCGCTTCGTGCTCGCCGCCGTCGCGGTGCGAGGTGCCCAGCAGCGTACTGAAGCCATCCTCGATCAGCGTCGACAACAGGTATGCCGAGGCCAGCACGATCAGCACCCACAGCACCTGCTTGACCATGAAGCTGCCGAATGCCACATAGCCCGCCAGCAGGCTCGCCAGGCTCAGGATCAGCACGGTCCACACCGCGCCCAGCAGCAGCGACACCCAGAACGGGATCGGCGTTTCGCTTTCCTGCATGGCCTGGCGCCGCAGCCGGCGGCTGATGGCCAGCACCGCGCCCAGCGTCGCCATGGTCAGGACCGCGACGATGCCCGTCAGCGTGATGGTGGTGGTCAGGCTGGCGTTCAACAGCACCGGCAGGCGCTCGGCCAGCCAGATCATCACCACCAGCACGCCCAGCACGCCGGGCAGCCAGCGCAGCCGCGTCGCCACAATGTCGCTGATGGGCGGCAGGCGCCACGACGGCCGGTTCGCGGACAGGAGCGCATAGCCCAGGCCGGACACGTAGCCGCCGAAGCAGACCGTCCCCACCAGGTTCGCGAGCAGCGACGAGGTGCTGTCGCTCAGCTGCGAATTCCAATCCAGCCCCATGTGGATCAACAGAGCGACGACGCCCGGCGTGGCGACGGCCAGGACCACATGCGTGACCGCCAGAAAGGAGCGGCGCAGGCGCCCCGGCGGCACGCGCGTGGCGGTTATCCGCAGCAGCATCCGGCCGATGGCGACGCGCAAGGCGATCGTCAGCGCGATCGCCGCGCCCAATAGCAGCCAGCCCCATTTCGGCGTCTGTCCGACCGCGGTCGCGAGGTCGTCGCGCAGCGCCTCCAGGCGCTCCAGGTCGCGCGGGAACTCCTCGCGGAACTCGGTCCAGAACTGGTCGGACAGGAAGGAATCGCGCCGCTCGCCCAGGCGCGCCTGGAATTGCTTGCGCCGCTGCGCCGATATCTGCTCGGCCGTCTGCCCTGCATCCACGGACAGCAGCCTGGCCAGCTTGATCTGCGCATCCAGCGCCCGGCTGGTTTTGTCGAGCTGCATGCGTTGAGCCGCGACGTCGGACGCTTCCTTGACGCCTTCGGGCGGCGTGCCCAGTTCGCTCAACCGGGCCGTCACGCTGGCCAGCTGAGGCGTCAGGGCCTCGGCGGCGGCATCGGCCTTGGACTGGATGTCCAGCGCATCGCCGCGCTGTTTCACCAAGGTGGCGTCATCGGTCTCGTCGGCGACCCGCTTGCGGATGTCGTCGATCTGCTTGCGCGCGGTCGCCAGCGCCACTTCGGTATCGACGGGCGTGGGCGGCGCCGCCGCGTGGGCCGGCAGCAGGAAAAGTACTAGCAGCAGCGCTGCGATCAGCGCCACGAAAACGGGCGGGCGCGTGCGCCGGGGCCGCGCGGGCAGGGCAATGGAAGTCTGTGTCATATTCTGGGGCGAGTCGCTCGCATTCGAGGCGGGAGCATAGCGCGCCGGCGGCCTGACCGTTGCAACAAAAACGAGTGCTGCGGCCCTATTTTTTTTGATGTGCCTACCCGATGGAGCGGTAGTGTGGATCAGGGATAGAAATAGGGACAGATAGACGATAAGACGCCTCTGGCGGGTCGATGCGCGGCAGGTTCCCGCAAACCCTGTTTACGTGGTCAACGTTTGGATTCAACTCAGACGGGGTGGGCGCTGCGTGCGGCGCCCTGCTTCGGCTTGCCAAGCACCGCGTCGCACACCTCCAGCCAGGCGCGGGCGGCAAAGGACAGATAGCCGGACTGCTGCCAGATATGGCCGACTTCCCATTGCATGCCGGACTTGGCCAGCTTCGCGGTGCTCAGGCCGCGCGTCTTCATGCGCAGCATCAGCGGTTCGGGCAGCAAGGCCACGCCCAAGCCCGCCGAGGCCATCGCCACCAGGAAATCCCAATGCGCGCTTTGGGCGGCGATGCCGGGCTGCAAGCCGGCTTCGGCAAAAGCCTGCCGCAGGCGGCGGGTGATGGCGAAGTCGTCGGTTGGGATCAGCAGGCGCGCATCGCGCAGGGCGGCGAGCGGCAGCGAGGTCTTGCCGGCCCAGGGCGCGTCGGGCGGGCCTATCACCCAGATCGGGTAGCTGCCGAAGCGCTGGGCCGCCAGGCCGCCGTCCGGCGCGATCGGCAGGATGGTCGCGCCCACTTCCAGCTCGCCGCTCGCGACCAGTCCTTCCACGGCCTGGCCGGTGCCTTCGCGCAGGGTCAGGTGGATGCCGGGATGCAATTCACGGAAGCGCTTGACCACCGGCGTGAACAGCAGATTGATCATGGGCGGGATGCCGACCTCGAGCGCGCCGCGGCGCAGGTCCGCGGTCTGGCGCAGTTCTTCCGACAGCTGGCGCATCGTTTCCAGCACCTGCAGGCCGCGCTGGTACATGATCCGGCCGGTATCCGTGGGGCGGGCCGTGTGGCCGTCGCGGATCAGCAGCGGCGTGCCGGCCTCGTCTTCCAGCTGGCGGATCATTTTGCTCACGGTCGACTGCGTCACGAACAACACCTTGGCCGCCTGCGTGAAGCTGGCATGCCTGACGGTTTCGACGAAGTACCGCAATGCGCGCACGTCCATGGACCGGGATTCCCTCGCGCATTGCGCGCAAAACTCTCAAATGATGAAAAAAGCGACTTGTTTGGATGATTTTAAGTCATTACGAGATTTGAGCCGGCCTTCCTATACTGCCGAAAATTCGTTCCCGGGCCGCCTCGAGTCGGCCCCGGAGCCTTGGGAAACGCCGCGTCAGACGGCGCCTGGGCGCATGGCGGCAACGCCGCGCCCCGCCGCACGTAGGCCCTTGAATCTGGAGACACCATGCATCTCGACCGTATCCGCCACCCTGGGCTGCGCGCCAAGATCACTTCCGCCGATCAGGCGGCTTCGCTGGTACAGGACGGCATGACCGTCGGAATGAGCGGCTTCACCCGCGCGGGCGACTGTAAGTCGGTGCCGGCGGCGTTGGCGGCCCGCGCCGAGCGCGAACCGCTCTCCATTACCTTGATCACCGGCGCGTCGTTGGGCCATGACACGGACAAGATGCTGGCGCAGGCCAACGCGCTTGCGCGCCGCATGCCGTTCCAGGTCGACACCACCCTGCGCCGCAAGATCAACCTGGGCGAGATCGCCTTCATCGACCAGCACCTGTCCGAAACCGTCGAGCAACTGCGCGCGGGCCATATCGGCCCCATCAACGTGGCCATCATCGAGGCCGCCGCCATCACCGAGACCGGCGCCATCGTGCCGACCATGTCGGTGGGCAACTCCGCCTCCTTTGCGCAGCAGGCGGACATCATCATCATCGAACTGAACATGGGCGTACCCGCCGCCATCGAGGGCCTGCACGATATCTACGTGCCCGAAGCCCGTCCGGCGCGCCAGCCCATCGGCCTGGTTTCCCCGGCGCAGCGCATCGGCCAGACCTGCATAGACGTGGATCCGGCCAAGATCGCCGCCATCGTCATCACGCAGGAGCCGGACAGCCCGTCCAACGCCTTGCCGCCCGACGAGGAAACCAATGCCATCGCCGGCCACATCAATGCCTTCCTGCGCCGCGAGGTCGACGCCGGCCGCCTGACCAATGAGCTGCTGCCCTTGCAGGCCGGCATCGGCACCATCGCCAATGCGGTGCTGCACGGCTTCGAGTCGTCCAGCTTCGAAAACCTGACGATGTACTCCGAAGTGCTGCAGGACAGCGCCATCGAACTGCTGGACCAGGGCAAGCTCGCGTTCGCGTCGGCCTCTTCGATCACGGTGTCCAAGCCGGTGTACGAAAAGATCCTGGCCAACATGGAGCACTACCGCGAGCGCATCGTGCTGCGCCCGCAAGAGATCAGCAATGCGCCCGAGATCGTGCGCCGCTTGGGGCTAATCGCCATCAACACGGCGCTGGAGTTCGACATCTACGGCAACGTCAATTCCACGCACGTGGGCGGTACGCACATGATGAACGGCATCGGTGGCTCGGGCGATTTCGCGCGCAACGCGCACCTGGCGATCTTCGTGTCGAAGTCCATGGCCAAGAACGGCGACATCTCCAGCGTGGTGCCCATGGTTTCCCATGTGGACCATACCGAGCACGATGTGGACGTGCTGGTCACGGAATGCGGCCTCGCGGACCTGCGCGGCCTGGCGCCTCGCGAGCGCGCGCGCGCGGTCATCCAGAATTGCGTGCACCCGTCCTACCGCGACGTCCTGCAGGACTATTTCGACCGCGCCTGCGAGCGCGGCGGCCAGACGCCGCATCTGCTCGAAGAAGCATTCTCCTGGCACCAGCGTTTCAATGAAACCGATACGATGCGGCCGGCCAGCCCGGCTGCGCGCAAGGTAGCTTGAGGTTCGCCGTAACGTGTGACTGCCGCCGCCGCGGCGCCGGCCGGCTCTTG includes these proteins:
- a CDS encoding DUF1653 domain-containing protein, giving the protein MTESEALALASHRHYKGGLYLYVGTARHSETEESLVVYEHLWPHERGLWVRPADMFFGQLPDGTPRFAPLRPAE
- a CDS encoding DUF3772 domain-containing protein, whose product is MTQTSIALPARPRRTRPPVFVALIAALLLVLFLLPAHAAAPPTPVDTEVALATARKQIDDIRKRVADETDDATLVKQRGDALDIQSKADAAAEALTPQLASVTARLSELGTPPEGVKEASDVAAQRMQLDKTSRALDAQIKLARLLSVDAGQTAEQISAQRRKQFQARLGERRDSFLSDQFWTEFREEFPRDLERLEALRDDLATAVGQTPKWGWLLLGAAIALTIALRVAIGRMLLRITATRVPPGRLRRSFLAVTHVVLAVATPGVVALLIHMGLDWNSQLSDSTSSLLANLVGTVCFGGYVSGLGYALLSANRPSWRLPPISDIVATRLRWLPGVLGVLVVMIWLAERLPVLLNASLTTTITLTGIVAVLTMATLGAVLAISRRLRRQAMQESETPIPFWVSLLLGAVWTVLILSLASLLAGYVAFGSFMVKQVLWVLIVLASAYLLSTLIEDGFSTLLGTSHRDGGEHEAPSMRDQAAVLLSGVGRVAVGLLAVILLLAPFGEAPMDLLQRFDQLRKGLAIGEAQIRPGAVLQALMVLALSLLAVKMLKRWLSNRYLPTTELDPGMQLSAATLFGYAGFVIAVALSLSAAGIGLERVAWIASALSVGIGFGLQAVVQNFVSGLILLAERPVKVGDWVSLGGVEGDILRINVRATEIQMGDRSTVIVPNSEFVTKTVRNVTRSNPLGLVQIKLPLPLSTDAEQVRELILQAFSDHEDVLDTPAPNVFLDGIEGGNLVFNAKGYVSSPRAAYGVRSALLFTLLKRLHEAGLEVSSPPTMLLASAPQPSAAPLAVAPPAQS
- a CDS encoding antibiotic biosynthesis monooxygenase family protein — encoded protein: MIQEIASIHVREGQEALFEAGVAQAKPLFLRARGCHGMELYRSIEQPQRYTLVVDWETVENHMVDFRESSDFQEWRKLVAGFFVEPPQVHHEQKVI
- a CDS encoding LysR family transcriptional regulator codes for the protein MDVRALRYFVETVRHASFTQAAKVLFVTQSTVSKMIRQLEDEAGTPLLIRDGHTARPTDTGRIMYQRGLQVLETMRQLSEELRQTADLRRGALEVGIPPMINLLFTPVVKRFRELHPGIHLTLREGTGQAVEGLVASGELEVGATILPIAPDGGLAAQRFGSYPIWVIGPPDAPWAGKTSLPLAALRDARLLIPTDDFAITRRLRQAFAEAGLQPGIAAQSAHWDFLVAMASAGLGVALLPEPLMLRMKTRGLSTAKLAKSGMQWEVGHIWQQSGYLSFAARAWLEVCDAVLGKPKQGAARSAHPV
- a CDS encoding nucleotide pyrophosphohydrolase, whose translation is MSDLEQIRLAVRRFTEEREWQPFHTPKNLAMALAGEAGELVSLFQWLSEAESRRMPPEKLADAADEIADVQMYLVALADQLGIDIADAVAGKMIKNARKYPADRFRGSARKYDDPPEQS
- a CDS encoding acetyl-CoA hydrolase/transferase family protein; translated protein: MHLDRIRHPGLRAKITSADQAASLVQDGMTVGMSGFTRAGDCKSVPAALAARAEREPLSITLITGASLGHDTDKMLAQANALARRMPFQVDTTLRRKINLGEIAFIDQHLSETVEQLRAGHIGPINVAIIEAAAITETGAIVPTMSVGNSASFAQQADIIIIELNMGVPAAIEGLHDIYVPEARPARQPIGLVSPAQRIGQTCIDVDPAKIAAIVITQEPDSPSNALPPDEETNAIAGHINAFLRREVDAGRLTNELLPLQAGIGTIANAVLHGFESSSFENLTMYSEVLQDSAIELLDQGKLAFASASSITVSKPVYEKILANMEHYRERIVLRPQEISNAPEIVRRLGLIAINTALEFDIYGNVNSTHVGGTHMMNGIGGSGDFARNAHLAIFVSKSMAKNGDISSVVPMVSHVDHTEHDVDVLVTECGLADLRGLAPRERARAVIQNCVHPSYRDVLQDYFDRACERGGQTPHLLEEAFSWHQRFNETDTMRPASPAARKVA
- a CDS encoding methyl-accepting chemotaxis protein, which encodes MKWIPLSQLLRMDRGMQKADMLGQIAAIHNAQAVIEFDLDGHVLAANPNFLGTMGYALDEIAGQHHRMFVDPAERASAAYAEFWNRLRQGGRDAGRYRRVRKDGSDVWLQASYNPIFDRHDRLIKVVKYAVDITAQQQRQADVEGQLAAISKVQAIIEFELDGTIIRANDLFLGAVGYRADEIQGRHHSMFVPPEEARGAAYQEFWRRLRNGEHDTGQYLRLGKGGRQVWIEASYNPIFDAEGRPVKVVKYATDITRRFTAAQTLRVAVQGLTENAERAGQANTLALDACRVAEQGGHTVQEVVQTMGGITQSSRRISEIIGVMDGIAFQTNILALNAAVEAARAGSHGKGFAVVAAEVRSLAQNSAAAAKEIKGLITSSVQQVESGARQVQSAGTTMDDIVASSRRVTEIMAEVVEVSLAQSARLGEVTEDITQRAGEPARAAPPTAPVRPMAPALRARPAANGPLQPQAERQYVRY
- a CDS encoding 3'-5' exonuclease, encoding MAFYYRRPRASGAAPARSAGGKAGGEALAAALQALRGPFIVADLETTGLSTATCEILEFAAVRVGAAGALEREYTQVVRTRGPVPPFISRLTGITQAEVERDGVPVAQAFSSFLEFVEDLPVFFHNASFDRRFLGAAADQTGLPFANSTHCTLALARRAWPELPSHKLDILARHVGASDPTHRALADVRTTVAVALAASSRLAAA